The DNA sequence AGCCCGCTCATCCCGTCGGCACCCCGTTTCCCGGCGGACAGATCGTCGACGAATGGGAGGGGACCTACCTCTGCCCGGTCAGGGACCTGGCCGACGACGTTCCCTATGCCCTCTGCCCCTACTGCCCGGCGGTCCAGAGCACCGAACCGACCTACCCGGAGATGCGGGCCCGCCGGCGGGAGCGGAGGCGGCGTGAGAGCCTCGCGAACTACTGGACGAATTATAAGGGATGAGTGCCATGAGAACACCTGGAGATGAACGAGATGAAGATTGTTGATGTAGCACAGGAACCGATCGGCGAGAACCCGCACCACGTCGACGCCCGGAAGGTCTACGACACCGAGCATGCGACGGCGGTGGTGATCACGCTTAACCCCGGCGAATCACTCAAGAAGCACATAACCCCGGTGGACGTCTTCTTCTACGTCCTCGAAGGCACGGGGGTCGTCGAGATCGGCGACGAGCGTGCCGAGGTCGGGAAGGACCACCTGGTCGAGAGCCCGGCAAAGATCCCGCACCGCTGGATGAACGAGAGCGACCGCACCTTCCGGGTGCTCGTGGTGAAGGTCCCCCGGCCGACGACCGGGACGAAACTGCTCTGAGGACACAGATGGTCGTTGAGTCGATCCCGAAGGCCGCAGGGTTCGTCTACGGCATTATCGCGTTTGCCGCCCTCGTCTGGCTCTGGCGCTCCGGCCGGTTCACCCGGCGGCGTGCGGTGCCGTTCCTCGCAGCCTCGACGCTCTTCGGGTTCCTGGTCTTTGCGCCGGTCTTCCCCTACCAGTTCCAGGCCCTCGTCCTCCGGGATGCCGCGGCGCTCGGCTCGCCGCTTCCCATGGCACTCGCAGGACTGCTCGCCTTCATCGTCCTCGCCCTCGTATTCGGCCGGATCGTCTGCGGGCAGGTCTGCCCGGCTGGCGCCGTCCAGGAACTCATGTATCTCGTGCCGGCCCCAAAGCACGGCCGCGCCGAAAGCCGGGTCCCGGTGGCGGTCAGGGCGGGCGTCTTCGTCGTCTTCCTCGCCGCCGGCCTCGGGCTCTCCGTGAACCTCCTTGCGCTCATGGGCCTCCCGGCCTTCTTCAACCTCACGGTCGCGAGCGCCTCGTTCTTCGTCTTCCTTTCGATCGTCCTCCTCTCCGCCGTCGTCTACCGGCCGTTCTGCCGCTATGTCTGTCCCTACGGCGCCCTGCTCGCCCCGGCGGCGTCAAAGAGCCTCTACCGGCTCCGGCGAACGGAGGCATGCATCGGCTGCCGGAAATGCGAGCGGGCGTGCCCGACAGGGGCGGCGGACCCGGCCGCCGGACTCGGCGAGTGCTACCTCTGCGGCCGGTGCACGGAGGCCTGCCCGGCGGACGGGGCGCTCGTCTACACGCGGGCAGGAAGGAAAGAGTAGATAGGCAAGAGCAGCAGAGTAACATGAAGGCTGGTGCAACAATGTCTGAAGAGAAGCGTGCAGAGTTGCGGGGGAAGGTTCTCCGGCTGGCGGATCTCGTCGCCTACCAGGACGGAACCGTGGCAAGCAGGATGATCGTCAACAAACCGGTGGGGAGCATCACCCTCTTCTCGTTCGACGAGGACGAGGGGCTCTCGGAGCATACCGCGCCCTACGATGCGGTGGTGACGATCCTCGAGGGGGAGTGCGAGGTCTGGATCGCGGGCGAGACACACCATATGCACGAGGGCGAGACGATCATCTTCCCGGCAAACGCCCCCCACGCCCTCTCGGCCATAACCCGGTTCAAGATGTCGCTTACGATGATCAGGGAGTGAAGAGACGTGACGAACGAGAAGGAAGGCGATTACTGCACCGTCTGCGGCGGGATCCGGCCGGACGCGATCAAGATCAAGACAGTTCTCGTGGACGGGAAGGAGACCGGCATCAACCAGCTCGAACTGATCGTCGCCGGCGTGCGGGACCTGCACCTGAAGGATGAAACCGCGATTCGCGCCGAACTCCTCAAAAGGGCCGCAGTATTCAACTACATCCCGACCAAGAAGAAAGAGGCTTACGCCGAAGCCCTGATGCAGGAGTACAGGGGAACCGCGGAGTGAGCGGCCGGCACCGGAGCGGTTTCCGGCCTCATGCCCCATTAGCGGGAGCATTTTTACCATGTTACTTCAAGAACCGGCTTTTAGCTAGTATCGGTTGCGGTCCGCTCCACCCGTCCTCACCGTGAGGCGGTACCGGCGGGAATACCCGAACATCCAGCCGGCAAAAAAAGGTTAGGCGCTGATAGCAGCCAGTCTGCCATCCTCGCGCACGAACAGCCAGTAGCCCTCGGTCGGGGAGAGTCTCTGGTTCTCGCCCTGCGCCCCGGTCTGGTTGTTGATGAGCGCCGGCCGGTAGGCCTGGTCCTCTGCATCGTAGCCGACGACAGACACCCAGATGTCTTCCACCGATGTGAGCGCTTCATCTGCACTGCGCTCCGTCAGGTCGGAGTAGCCGATGGCGTTCCAGCCCGGACTGAGCGTCTTTACTGCAGGAGACCGCACCGGGTCGGTGCTGAGCATCAGCTCCACGGTCGTCTCCTCGGTCGAGTAGACCCAGTATCCCTCAAGGACCATCAGGGTCTCGTTCTCGCCCAGGGGCTCGAAGCCGCCCGCCGGGGTGTGGATGTAGAACGGCCGTCCGCCGGTGTCGACATCCGCAAAGACCACTGCTGCTGTGTCGTTGCCCACAGAGAGCGGCCTCGGGATTGAGACGAAGTTCCAGCCTTCATAGAGCTGGAGATCCACGGTCTCCCCCGGTGGGACCAGGGTCGGCGTCGGCGTGACGTTCACCGTCGGGGTCGGAGTCACGTTCACCGTCGGCGTCGGGGTCACGTTCACCGTCGGCGTCGGGGTCACGTTCACCGTCGGCGTCGGGGTCACGTTCACGGTCGGAGTCGGCGTGACGTTGACCGTCGGCGTCGGGGTCACGTTCACCGTCGGCGTCGGGGTCACGTTCACCGTCGGCGTCGGGGTCACGTTCACGGTCGGAGTCGGCGTGACGTTGACCGTCGGCGTCGGGGTCACGTTCACCGTCGGCGTCGGGGTCACGTTCACCGTCGGCGTCGGGGTCACGTTCACGGTCGGAGTCGGGGTCACGTTCACCGTCGGCGTCGGGGTCACGTTCACCGTCGGAGTCGGGGTCACGTTCACCGTCGGAGTCGGGGTCACGTTCACTGTCGGGGTCGGGGTGACGTTCACGGTCGGCGTCGGGGTCACGTTCACCGTCGGGGTCACCGTCGGGGTCACTGTCGGAGTCGGGGTTGGGATCGGGGTGTCCGGTGGGATCAGGACACCGTCGATCACGTAGACCACGATGTTGTTCGTGATCTGGATCTGGGTCGCAACAACGATGTTGTTGATGAGCAACTGGCCGTCGGTAAGCGAGACGTTGACATCCGTGCCCGCAACGGTCGGCAGGGAGATCTGCCCGTCGGTCGAATTCTCGCACAGCATCACGAGCTCTTCGATCGTGTAGTCTCCCAGGATGACGTGGTAATCAAGGATGTCGTTCAGGAGTGTCGTGTCGTTCTGGATAACCGAGAGTGTCTCATTGCCCAGCCCGGCAAACGCATCGTTGGTCGGAGCACATATCACGTAACTCCTGTTCGCCTCAAGCCTCTCGCCGATAGTGGAGTTGTTTACCAATCCGATGAACGTCGTCAGGTTCTCCTGCCCTGAAAGCCCTGTGACGATCTCATCGGTGATGTTCACTCCGGGTGTCGGCGTCGGCGTGACGTTCACCGTCGGCGTCGGGGTGACATTGACCGTCGGCGTGGGTGTTACGTTCACCGTCGGCGTGGATGTTACGTTCACCGTCGGCGTGGGTGTTACGTTCACCGTCGGCGTGGGTGTTACGTTCACCGTCGGCGTGGGTGTTACGTTCACCGTCGGCGTGGGTGTTACGTTCACCGTCGGAGTCGGGGTCACGTTCACCGTTGGAGTCGGAGTCACGTTGGCTTCCCCTTCGGCAGTGACGTTCACCGTCTCAAACGTGAGCGGGATGAGCGGCGTGTGGTCGTTGTTGACCAGCTGGACCGAGAGGTTGTGCTCGCCTGCCGTCACGTTCTCCCAGGTGTGGGAGAGGTTCGTGGAGATGACATAGCCGCCGAACTCCGGGACGGCTGGTTCGCTCTCATTCGTCGGCACCACGGCGTCGAGGTAGTAGTGCAGGTGGCCTTCGCCCGGCACGTTCGGCTGCCCGGTCGGCTCCACCAGCGTGAAGTTCGTGACGTTCACGCTCACCGTGACGTTCCCGGCAGTGACGCTGGCACCTTCCATGGGCTCAACGATGGTGACGTTCGCTTCGGCGGTCGGGGTCGGGGTGACATTGACCGTCGGCGTGGGTGTTACGTTCACCGTCGGAGTCGGGGTTACGTTCACCGTCGGAGTCGGCGTGACGTTGACCGTCGGGGTCACGTTCACCGTCGGCGTCGGGGTCACGTTCACCGTCGGGGTCGGAGTCACGTTGACCGTCGGCGTGGGTGTTACGTTCACCGTCGGAGTCGGGGTCACGTTCACCGTCGGAGTCGGGGTCACGTTCACCGTCGGAGTCGGGGTCACGTTCACCGTCGGCGTCGGGGTCACGTTCACCGTCGGGGTCGGAGTCACGTTCACTGTCGGGGTCGGGGTCACGTTCACCGTCGGGGTCGGAGTCACATTGACCGTCGGCGTGGGTGTTACATTCACCGTCGGACCCGGTCCATACTGACCGTCAGGCCCGGTCACGGTCGGTGTCGGGGTCACGTTCACGGTCGGGGTCGGAGTAACATTCACTCCCGGCAGCCCTCCGGTCACGTTGAAGGCCTGCTGGACGGGGCTTCCATTCAGGAGCACCGGCACGTCAGGTCCCGGGAACTCGTGGACGCCCGGCTCCCCCTCATCGACGTGGAGCATGGCATAGAGCACCGGCGTGGCGTTCTCAACCTCGATCGCCACGGTCACGTTCTCGTTCACGCCCTCGCTGATCGGGCTGTAGCCGATAATGGCCCCGGGTGTTCCGTTCAGGTCGGCGTGGATGTCCGCCCAGCCCGTCCGGTTGATCGTGGCGTTATCAACGATCACCGTTGCGTTCACAATCGGCTGATCGGACACGCTTACGGCGGGTGTCACGTTCGCCCCCGGCGTGGGTGTCACGTTGACGGTCGGCGTGGGTGTCACGTTGACCGTCGGGGTCGGAGTCACGTTCACCGTCGGCGTGGGTGTTACGTTGACCGTCGGCGTGGGTGTTACATTCACCGTCGGCGTCGGAGTCACGTTCACCGTCGGACCCGGTCCATACTGACCGTCAGGCCCGGTCACGTTCACCGTCGGCGTCGGCGTAACGTTGACCGTCGGAGTCGGAGTCACGTTCACCGTCGGAGTCGGGGTGACATTCACAGCCGCTCCGGCCACGCTGACGTTCACCATCAGTGTAAACGAGGCGTTCTCCACTGAATGACCCGGAGGCCCATAGGAGTAGGTCAGATTATCCCCGTCGGTCACGTTCGTCACCGCGGGCCCGGTCGTGCCCTGCTCGCCATCCACCCAGTACGTCCAGTTGTTCGGGGTCCCGTTCACTATCTCGTTCTCAATACCTGTAATCGATAGAATGCTGAGATTTCCCTCTTCCGGAGGCAGGTCTTCAGCAACCTGGTACTCGAATGCACCGAGGAGCGAGGCGGCGTCAAGTGCTCCAAGCACTGTCGTCCGCGGCACCTCGTACGTTTCGGTGCTGTTTACCGGTGTAATGTTCAAAGTCTCATCAGGGTTCAGTTCGACAGGGCCCTCTCCAATCGAGACCGCTATACTTGCGGCGGAGATCGACAGGAGAAGGACGATGCACAAACCGAACAGTACAGATCGTCTCATACAATATCCCCCCTTGCGGGCAAGGGAATAATCGAGGTAATATAAAAATATTGTGATAATAATTCTTGAATACCTATCTGGCCAAAATCCGGTCAATAATCAGGCATTGACCCCAATCTCGTTTGTTATGGGTATACGATCTCTTGATACAGAGGGCAGGACCGGGTAAATTTTTTTGAAGACCCCCTACGCCGTACCCTTCGGCAACATGGCCGGCCCTCTTCCGGCAGAAGGCCCCGCGCAGCAGGATTGGACAGCCGGAAAATGCCTGCAGAACGTTCGGCGCTTCAAAAAAAGAGAGGTGCATCAGGTCAGGAACGGCGCTCTATTGCCCTCCGTCCTGCCGCTTCACCTCACTGCACGACACCAACCAACCCGCTCTGGTTCTCGGCCATCGTCGTGGTCGGCGTCTCACCCATTGGGCCGGTCGGCGTCTCGGCCGGCGTCTCGACCTGCATCGTGGTCTGGTTCTCAGCCGCCGTCAGGTTCACGCTTGCAGGCACCAGCACCTGGTCGATGATGTGGATCACGCCGTTTGTCGTGTTGATGTCCGCCATGGTGACGGTGGCGTTCTCGACCATGACCTCGCCGTCGGTGGCGGAGACGTTCAGTTCCTCACCGGCGAGCGTAGTGAGTGTCGTCATGTTCCCGGTCTCATTCCCCATACCGAGGAGCCCGCTGAAGATCTCGAGAATCCCGCCTTCAGTCTGGTTCCCCGTCTGGTTCCCGGTCTGGTTCCCGGTCTGGTTCCCGGCCATGCTGGTGAGGTTCTCCGATGTGTACTCGCCCTCAACAACGTGGTACTGAAGGACCATGGTCAGGTTGGCGGTATCGATCATGAGCTGGTTCACGGTATCGTTCCCGAGAGCGTTGAACGCATCGTCGCTTGGAGCAAAGACCGTGTACGGCCCACCCGAGTTCAACGTGTCATAAAGACCCGCCATGGTGATTGCTTCGGCCAGCCTCGTCAGGTTCTCGTCCTGCCCAATGTAGGCGGCAATAGTCATATCTGCTGTCTGATTATCCATCTGCCCGATCTCTTCCCCGGGCGTCACGGTTACATTCTCGTCTCCCACCACTGCCGCAGTCACAGCAAACGGCATTGCCAGAAGGGCGAGAATGCATGCGCATAAGGTTATCCATCGTCTCATACTACCATCCCCCCTTGGGAGGGGGAAAGAATACGTATGGGATTATATAAATGTTGCCATAACTGCGATGGGAATCCCGATGGCGGAACAGGCCACTCCAGAGGATTCCAGGGCACACAGGGGGCCTCGAACCCGGCTGTCCGGGCGACACACAGTCCACGAACTCCTCACGCTTCTGAAAACCGGACGATCAACGGGCCTCCCGGGAATCAGGGCTCCTACAGCCGTATCAGCACGGCCTTCTCCTCCATATACTCCTCGAGCGCTCGGCTGCCGTTCTCCCTGCCGATGCCGCTCGCCTTCGTCCCCCCGAACGGCACCTCCGGGGGGATGCGCAGGTGCTGGTTGACCCAGACAATCCCCGCCTCAAGTTCTTCCGTCGCCCGGGCGATCACGTCCGCACTGTGGGTCCATACCGATGCCCCGAGACCGTAGCGGGAGTTGTTCGCGAGTTCAAGCGCCTCGTCGAGCCCCGGGACGGTAGCGATCGGCAGCACCGGACCAAAGACCTCCTCGGCGAAGAGAACGGAGTCGTGCGGAACACCGGCAATGAGCGTCGGCAGGAAGAAGTGACCGCGCTCGTATGCTTCCCCCCGAGGAGCCTGCCCTCCCGTGACGATCTCACCCTCATCCCGGTCCCGGGCGGCATCGACCTGGCCGACGACCCGCTCAAGGCCCGCCCGGTTGTTCAGCGGCCCCATGCCGACGCCGCGGTCCATGCCGTTCCCGACCACGATCGCCTCGACCCTCGCCGTCAGGCGCCGGACGAACTCATCCGCGATCGACTCGTAGACGTAGAGCCTCTTGACCGCCGTGCAGACCTGGCCGCAGTTGTAGAACCGCCCCCTGACGACCCCCTCGACCGCCGCCGGGATATCGGCATCGTCACAGACGATCATCGGATCGCTCCCCCCGAGTTCCAGCGTGAGCCGCTTCAACGCCGGTGCGGCGTCCAGGGCGACCTGCCTCCCGGTCCCGACCTCGCCGGTGAACGAGACCTTCCGAACGCCCGGGTTCCTCGCGATCTCCCGGCCGACCGTCTCCCCCGGGCCGGTGACGACGTTTAAGACACCGGGAGGAAGGCCCGCGTCCCCGAGGATCTCCGCGAGTTTCATGCAGGTCAGGGGGGCGGTCCGGGCGGGCTTCAAGACCACGGTGTTCCCCGCCGTCAGGGCCGGGCCGATCTTCCAGCCCATGATGATCGCCGGCATGTTCCAGGGGATGATCGCGCCGCAGATGCCGAGCGGGCGTCTCTCTACAGTAACGCGGCCGTAACCCCCGAGGTTCATGAACTCCCCCCGCTCCCCCGCAGAGAGAGCATGGTAGTACTCGAGGATGTTTGCGAACCCGTTGATCTCGTCGACCGCCTCGCGGATGGGCTTGCCCTGCTCGGCGGTCAGGAGCGCAGCAAGGTCGGTGTTCCTGCGGCGCACCTCCTCCGCTGCGAAGAAGAGGACTTTCCCCCGGTCCCGGGAGCTTCTTGCAGACCAGTCCGCGAACGCCTCGCCGGCGGCCTCGATTGCCGAACGGACATCATCTTCGCCGCCGAGCGGCGCTTCCCCGACCACGTCCCCCGTCGCGGGATTGTGCACCAAAAACACCTTCCCGGAGACCGAATCGCGCCACTCGCCGTTGATCAGCATCTTCATGGGTGATCCTATGAACGAGGACGGTAATATGCGCTCCGTCACCCGCGGTACTCGCACCGGCACCTGCCGATGGGAATGGCCACCGCCGCCGCCATCACGGCAAGCAGGAGAAACGCGGCCAGGAACCCGAACAGCCCGGCGGCCAGCCCCGCAATGGCGGAGAGGAACGTGAACCCGGCGTAGGATGCGGTGTTGAAGAGCCCGGTCATCACGCCCTGCTGGATCCTCGTCTCCGCAAGGAACGCAAGAACCGCGACGATGATCACCCCGGAAAGAGCCCCGATGGCGGGGAAGGCATAGGGAGTAAAATAGCCCGCCACGACCGCCGCCGCCATCAGGAGCGAGGCGGCCCGAATGGTCGGGACGGGACGGAAGTTGATCCGGGGGGCGACGAGCACGGCGATAATGGTCGCGATGTTGATCGTCGCGAGCTGCAGGGCGAGCACCGACGGGTCGTTCCCGGTGTACTCCGGGTAGACGGCCGCAACCGCCCCGGTCATCCCCACCAGAACGACCGCCGCGGAAAAGAGCCAGAAGTAGTTCCGGACGATCCCGGGGAGGTTCGCTTTCGCAAAACCCACGCGCTCGCTCTCCCGGACCGCAAAACCCATCCCGACCACGGGAACGGCAAGCACCGTAAAGAAAGCAATCCCCGCAAGATGACTGTCGAGGGCCGCATCGAGCCACCCTGTCGCGAGAAGCCCCACGACCAGGCCGAGGTTCAAAGCCGCCATGAAATACCCGCTGAGCTGCCCGGCCGACGGTTGAGAGTTCGCCCACGCAAGCGCCGCCGAGAGAAAGAGCCCGGCACCGATCCCCTCGACCACCCGGAAGGCGAGGAGCGGCAGGCCCGAAGGAAAGAGCAGGATGAGGACCCCGCTTCCGAGGGTCAGGAGAAGGCCGGCACGGATGAGCGGTACGCTGCCTATCCGGTCGCTCGCCACACCTGCCGGCAGCACCGCGACAAACGCGCCCAAAAAGTATGCGGAGTAGACCGCACCCTGCAGTGCCGCCCCCTCGGCAAAATCGGGAAGCACCGGGACGACGGCGTTCGAGAGCGCCATCACCACGAATATCCCGAAGATAATGGGGAGTTTTTGCAGCATTCCTAGATCATGCGGTAGGTCTCGAGATTCATGGGGGAATGCGTTTCGATACGGTGCCGTTTGTAGATGGAACTTGCAAGGTCGAGGGTCTTGTTCTCGTCGCCGTGGATGGTGAAGATCTTCTCCGGGCGCGGCTGCAGGTGGGCGACGAAGTTCATCAGCTGCTTGCGGTCGGAGTGGCCGGAGAACCCGTCGCTCGTCGCTATCTCGAGGTTGATCACGATCGTCTCGCGCCACCCGAGCGGGATCTCGCGCCATCCTTTCTGGATACGCCGTCCGAGCGTCCCATCCGCCTGGTAGCCGACGAAGACGAGCGCGTTGCGCTCGTCGGGGCCGAGAGCCTTGAGGTACT is a window from the Methanoculleus oceani genome containing:
- a CDS encoding cupin domain-containing protein; this translates as MKIVDVAQEPIGENPHHVDARKVYDTEHATAVVITLNPGESLKKHITPVDVFFYVLEGTGVVEIGDERAEVGKDHLVESPAKIPHRWMNESDRTFRVLVVKVPRPTTGTKLL
- a CDS encoding 4Fe-4S binding protein codes for the protein MVVESIPKAAGFVYGIIAFAALVWLWRSGRFTRRRAVPFLAASTLFGFLVFAPVFPYQFQALVLRDAAALGSPLPMALAGLLAFIVLALVFGRIVCGQVCPAGAVQELMYLVPAPKHGRAESRVPVAVRAGVFVVFLAAGLGLSVNLLALMGLPAFFNLTVASASFFVFLSIVLLSAVVYRPFCRYVCPYGALLAPAASKSLYRLRRTEACIGCRKCERACPTGAADPAAGLGECYLCGRCTEACPADGALVYTRAGRKE
- a CDS encoding cupin domain-containing protein is translated as MSEEKRAELRGKVLRLADLVAYQDGTVASRMIVNKPVGSITLFSFDEDEGLSEHTAPYDAVVTILEGECEVWIAGETHHMHEGETIIFPANAPHALSAITRFKMSLTMIRE
- a CDS encoding NAC family transcription factor, whose protein sequence is MTNEKEGDYCTVCGGIRPDAIKIKTVLVDGKETGINQLELIVAGVRDLHLKDETAIRAELLKRAAVFNYIPTKKKEAYAEALMQEYRGTAE
- a CDS encoding fasciclin domain-containing protein gives rise to the protein MRRSVLFGLCIVLLLSISAASIAVSIGEGPVELNPDETLNITPVNSTETYEVPRTTVLGALDAASLLGAFEYQVAEDLPPEEGNLSILSITGIENEIVNGTPNNWTYWVDGEQGTTGPAVTNVTDGDNLTYSYGPPGHSVENASFTLMVNVSVAGAAVNVTPTPTVNVTPTPTVNVTPTPTVNVTGPDGQYGPGPTVNVTPTPTVNVTPTPTVNVTPTPTVNVTPTPTVNVTPTPTVNVTPTPGANVTPAVSVSDQPIVNATVIVDNATINRTGWADIHADLNGTPGAIIGYSPISEGVNENVTVAIEVENATPVLYAMLHVDEGEPGVHEFPGPDVPVLLNGSPVQQAFNVTGGLPGVNVTPTPTVNVTPTPTVTGPDGQYGPGPTVNVTPTPTVNVTPTPTVNVTPTPTVNVTPTPTVNVTPTPTVNVTPTPTVNVTPTPTVNVTPTPTVNVTPTPTVNVTPTPTVNVTPTPTVNVTPTVNVTPTPTVNVTPTPTVNVTPTPTVNVTPTPTAEANVTIVEPMEGASVTAGNVTVSVNVTNFTLVEPTGQPNVPGEGHLHYYLDAVVPTNESEPAVPEFGGYVISTNLSHTWENVTAGEHNLSVQLVNNDHTPLIPLTFETVNVTAEGEANVTPTPTVNVTPTPTVNVTPTPTVNVTPTPTVNVTPTPTVNVTPTPTVNVTSTPTVNVTPTPTVNVTPTPTVNVTPTPTPGVNITDEIVTGLSGQENLTTFIGLVNNSTIGERLEANRSYVICAPTNDAFAGLGNETLSVIQNDTTLLNDILDYHVILGDYTIEELVMLCENSTDGQISLPTVAGTDVNVSLTDGQLLINNIVVATQIQITNNIVVYVIDGVLIPPDTPIPTPTPTVTPTVTPTVNVTPTPTVNVTPTPTVNVTPTPTVNVTPTPTVNVTPTPTVNVTPTPTVNVTPTPTVNVTPTPTVNVTPTPTVNVTPTPTVNVTPTPTVNVTPTPTVNVTPTPTVNVTPTPTVNVTPTPTVNVTPTPTVNVTPTPTVNVTPTPTVNVTPTPTLVPPGETVDLQLYEGWNFVSIPRPLSVGNDTAAVVFADVDTGGRPFYIHTPAGGFEPLGENETLMVLEGYWVYSTEETTVELMLSTDPVRSPAVKTLSPGWNAIGYSDLTERSADEALTSVEDIWVSVVGYDAEDQAYRPALINNQTGAQGENQRLSPTEGYWLFVREDGRLAAISA
- a CDS encoding fasciclin domain-containing protein, with translation MPFAVTAAVVGDENVTVTPGEEIGQMDNQTADMTIAAYIGQDENLTRLAEAITMAGLYDTLNSGGPYTVFAPSDDAFNALGNDTVNQLMIDTANLTMVLQYHVVEGEYTSENLTSMAGNQTGNQTGNQTGNQTEGGILEIFSGLLGMGNETGNMTTLTTLAGEELNVSATDGEVMVENATVTMADINTTNGVIHIIDQVLVPASVNLTAAENQTTMQVETPAETPTGPMGETPTTTMAENQSGLVGVVQ
- a CDS encoding aldehyde dehydrogenase family protein, with protein sequence MKMLINGEWRDSVSGKVFLVHNPATGDVVGEAPLGGEDDVRSAIEAAGEAFADWSARSSRDRGKVLFFAAEEVRRRNTDLAALLTAEQGKPIREAVDEINGFANILEYYHALSAGERGEFMNLGGYGRVTVERRPLGICGAIIPWNMPAIIMGWKIGPALTAGNTVVLKPARTAPLTCMKLAEILGDAGLPPGVLNVVTGPGETVGREIARNPGVRKVSFTGEVGTGRQVALDAAPALKRLTLELGGSDPMIVCDDADIPAAVEGVVRGRFYNCGQVCTAVKRLYVYESIADEFVRRLTARVEAIVVGNGMDRGVGMGPLNNRAGLERVVGQVDAARDRDEGEIVTGGQAPRGEAYERGHFFLPTLIAGVPHDSVLFAEEVFGPVLPIATVPGLDEALELANNSRYGLGASVWTHSADVIARATEELEAGIVWVNQHLRIPPEVPFGGTKASGIGRENGSRALEEYMEEKAVLIRL
- a CDS encoding MFS transporter yields the protein MLQKLPIIFGIFVVMALSNAVVPVLPDFAEGAALQGAVYSAYFLGAFVAVLPAGVASDRIGSVPLIRAGLLLTLGSGVLILLFPSGLPLLAFRVVEGIGAGLFLSAALAWANSQPSAGQLSGYFMAALNLGLVVGLLATGWLDAALDSHLAGIAFFTVLAVPVVGMGFAVRESERVGFAKANLPGIVRNYFWLFSAAVVLVGMTGAVAAVYPEYTGNDPSVLALQLATINIATIIAVLVAPRINFRPVPTIRAASLLMAAAVVAGYFTPYAFPAIGALSGVIIVAVLAFLAETRIQQGVMTGLFNTASYAGFTFLSAIAGLAAGLFGFLAAFLLLAVMAAAVAIPIGRCRCEYRG